The genomic DNA TGGAAAATATATGTCACTTTCCTGACTTCGTACAGacattttcgaaaaaaaatgtgaattacttTATACATCATTTTTGcatgttgaaaataaatttctCCTCAGATGAACCCGTTTTCttaaacatgtttgataaacatgataGGACTTTCCGATAaaatcaaacatgaaataaaggTTTAAAGATTTACTTCGTGTTCAGGCCAAACATCTGGATGATGATGAATTGAGTGAATACTGATATCTATATGGACACCTGCTGGTACTGTTATGTCACCAAACGTCATCGGTGACGTCAGTAAGCGTGCTGTTCCCGGCACTGGTGCAAACATTCTCATTGATTCTTTCACAAAAGCTGTGAGGCAAGGCATCTCTTGAAGATTTTCCctgaattaaacaaaacattttggacaGGTCATCAGAAGATCAGCATGAGTCGGATACATACATCTATAAAACTTCATCCGTCAGATGTCCGCACAACATTATTTTGCAGATATCAATCATTACGTTTTACCTTCAATACGCAAACATACTTGAATTCAACCATAAAAGATTTATTATAAAGTATCATTATTCGTGTAGTTAATTCACAAAACGATTTTATCGCAGGATTCAGAATAGAAacggagaatgtgtcaaagggacaacaacccgaccaaagagcagaaagcaGAAAAGTCCTACGATGACCAAGGCAATCCAAATGTAGTTTTATTACTGACTTTTGTGTATtagtgaaattgaaaatgaaaagaaacaaattgAACAAACAACATTTATAGTTCGATGTAAAAGACAAGAAGCAATCATTTAATGGTCTTTACATTGACATACAGCATGTAcaggaaattataaaataagtaaCTCGACAATTGTTAACTCATTTTGTTTGAAAGTAGAACATTCGACCCTAGATTATTATGAAATGGTGTTTTCGTCtctaatttttaataaaatcattctCCGACcatgttttatgtttaatattaGACTTACCACGTTACCTCTAACCTATCTTCTAGTAACTCTGATATTTCAGTATATACTTTTTCCTGCTCCTCCGGATATTTCCCTAAACAGTATATGGACCAGCTAATTGCAGAAGCAACAGTATCATGACCTGCAAAGAACAAGTATGCACAAATAGTCGTTCCTGTTCCTTTAAAAATACACTGTAAAGCATGTTAacttactgtgcgtattgctgtgtgtttgtttaatcTATATTGACTAGAGATATAGGGGAGGGGTAAGATCTTGCAAAACATCGCCCAAGACAGGAACCTattgcctttgttagtcttgtatgatttttaatattgtgtAATCTATATGTTTCAGAGTTTAGTTTGATCTCCATTTTTGCTGTACTCGTATACAAAACTGTTTAGGGGcccgctgtgttgaagacccattgatgaGGGGCGTAAAGGGGTGTATCTGCACGAAAGAACGCAAAATATGATTTCCATTTCACGATGaacgaacaattaaaaatgtcttgCACGTTGATGTTTTTACCGATTTCACGAAACACGGTGAATAAAGAACCTATTTCAAAGCTGCACGTGATATGAGAATGTCAAAacacgttgcacgaaaataatCCTCTAACTCAATACATCATATTTCACTGGGTGCTTGCATCTTATATATACCAGTGAACATCAGTAAAAGAGGGTAACGGTGTTATGTTGTTAGTATTGCAAAAACAGCTTATCATTTCCAAGCGTGACTAGTtcaactcttttttttattggccAGTGTTTGTATTgctatttatttagttttatttagtttatattgtaatgttttgttttagttaTAATTTTTTGTCTTCTTGCCTTTTTTCCTAAGTATTATATGTGCGGCTTCGGTTTATATAACTGTTCATTGGTGCATTTCTTTTTCTACGAgtaaaatcatatataaaaacttcatCTCTAAACATTTACCTTCAAACATAAACGTTTCCACTTCAGCTCTTATGTCTTCATCGGAAAGTCCTATCCCATTTTCATCTTTAGCTGTAAGAagtatatctataaaattaagATGGCGCTTTGTTGGTAGACCTTCTTTCTTCTATAATGTAGAAAACATGcagtttgattaaaatattttttgaataaaaacttaGGTTCCAACATAAACAGGAAAATTGGATTGATATGgttatttctaatattaaaaatataaataatatcaataaatatactttttaaatgcttcTTAAACAATTGACGAATAacgtgagaaaaaaaaaaccaaactgtTACTTGATGCTATGCACTTTTGATACACTattgacatttcttttatatttctgatgtatttttttcttgccTACATGATAAACTAAGATGATACATGACGTATCGCTTAATTCTTAGAACGTACCAGAAGTTGCTGCCTGTCTTTTATAATTCTGTTAGAAAATTCGTGTGAATAATCACAAAGCTGCTTCATCTCTTTTCCTTCGTTAGAAAATTGATAGATGAAATCAATCTGATACCAAGGctttctgaaaaagaatgatgttttcattgtttttattgataaatgttgAACAATGATGTTCAATCTCTGAtgcgttttttttctttcaagacTATATGCAtccatatatagtatcaaagttTTCGGAACGAAATATTTTAGATGGATGGACGTTACTTTGCAGCAAAAGTTGATAAAACATAcgaataatcatttttttctgtcttagTTCTAAAACCGACGTGTCCTTGAAAAACACTTACCAGCATTTTGTGGTTTGGCCGCTATGAATTGAGCAAATTACTCAAATTAGTCAAAATTCTGTTATATGTGgaaacaatgaaataatgtATTCACAAGAGtttatgttttgattaaaaattggtaaaaaaaataaggatgtcATTCAATCGTATTCAAACACCTGCATCTGTGACATCATTGCAACACTTGCGCTGTGTTTATCGCTGTAGATCTCTCTTTCAACTAGGCTACACAACTATAACTTGTGTTAGTCATTGCATCGTCGGTTTTATGATGTATCGTGGCAAATAAATGGTCCACCTTACAGATGATACATGTAGTTCTTGGTGGCGTTCGCGTTGCGCAGTAACATGTTACATAATTTGTATGTAGTATCTTGTGGACTAGTGGACTAGTTTTTTTGCGTCGtcttttcgtgttttttttgtCGGTTTATCAGCTATGCATCTACGCTTGCTTCTTCTGTCTCCTTTTTTGCAGATCAAATGCATTTGCCGGTCGTAAAGGCTGATAATTGGActgcagcgagaaaatcaatctcacTGAGATCATCAACAATGatctataaatacaaatacttaCAAGCACCTCGACAGCGTTAAATATGACAATCTGTTTACAGCATGTACGTAGGGATGTTTTGATCTGTAACGATAAACTTTGTAAAAATTACAAGTCAATTAAGTCAAACACAAAAAAGAGACTGAAAACAGTTCCGACGAAAAATCCAAAATATATCTTAAGTTTAACAAAAGACAAATGCCCATATAGTATATAAAGTTCAAGAtctatttaccggatttataATAACATAAGTTAcaagacgggtgccacataCGGAGCATgttctgcttacccttccagagcacctgagataacctccatttggtggggtttgtgatgcttagtctttagatttctatgttgtgtcttgtgtactgttatgtgtctgtttgtctctttattttttagccatggcgctgtcaatttattttcaatctatggatttgactgtccctctggtatcttttgcccctcttcTATACAAGCTGAGAACAAAATCAACTGGATATTGCGGAGTGTTCATTGAAAGTTGTTTTAGTCAATATCAGCGTTATATGGtataaaatgtagtttttttctttaacacTTCTATATTCTTCATTCAAACATTCATATAAACAGGCGATATAAGTGTACATTTAGGTAGATACATTATAAGTTTTCTAGCAAAGCAACTatacttttaacaaaaattgtccCTTTTTAgtctatttttctaattctATTTTAATCGTCTGGTATGTATTTGCAAACTAAGTTTTATAAGCAAATTGTATTAACCTAGcgtgaaacaaaaaatatatgttttcttatatttaaaataaaacaaaacacattaaacgcaTCGAACTTACATTAATTTAACGGACTGGAGGACGAACGGACGAATGAACGCACAGCTTAAACAATATAATGCCCCATTTTGTCGTAGATGGGGCATCCAAGTTAGTCaagagaaaaatattatttacaacaaACCATCAACAATGCCATCGATAATATTTCCCTATAATACTTACTCACCCCTGATCTTGTATATTTCCTTGGTACGAAAAGGCACATCTTAGTATAGTGTCTAAGGTTGCCAGCGCTACACGCGGGAAAATGTCTACTGCCTCGCCACTATTGGCATAAAACTCTAGTTTTTCCTGTTGAAGAATATGCAAACGAAATActataaaaaattcaatttctttgaaatgttatttcaactaaaACTAACAGGAGACAATAATTTTTGCAAATATCTCAATTAAATATTCTTATCAAACCAACAATAATATAATTTCAGCTATTTTTAaagtagtgtttttttttaaatattttattcctGCTGTGACTGAACTCTTTCACAGCCTGGGTAGAGAATTTGAAGattaacatacatttttgtaaacaagaagatgttgtatgattgccaatgagacaacagttcacaagagaccaaactgacacagaaattaacaactataggtcaacgtacggccttcaacattgagcaaagcccataccgcatagtgagctataaaaggccccgatatgacaatgttaacGCTTCATACGAGAAAACTCTTGTTTATTTATACGTTAGCTGACATGATAAAGTCTTTTCTTTATTCATTGTGTTAGAGTTGACATGTCTCTGACGTaacaactattaaaaaaaacattactttgTTCCCATTTTATATGTACTGCCTTTATATATCACAATATGACATTATATATCTTAAGGttgtacccaacactttcactaaagttaatttggctcgtttaattttcataaaattttgtcaaagtattgaccctttaacaaaaatataaaaatttcaaaaatatttaaccaactgttttgtcagaaaaattacactggttatatagcagtttgacaattACCAAtattgatcattgagaagcttaatattccttttacaacacaacgtaacaattttgttattattcactgatatctttgtttttcttcattttttttattttggaaacaCTCTAACAGTACTTTACTTACAAGAAATATACCAGTAACACTGTTATATACTTCAACGTATGGTTTGAGTATTTCAAAATGGAAGCCTGGGGTCAAAAGTCGTCTATTCCGTTCCCATTTCTTTCCATCAGATATTAACAATCCGTCgcctagaaaaaaataatgtctcaaatattgcatttaattaACTTATAGCGTTAGTACTTTAATTATTATCATCATCATTACCAACATCACCCTCATTATTATCATGAAATGATTACAGACGCCATTTTAAATTAATGCACCATAGAAAGTGAAAAGAAAAAGCAAATATCGCTTTTGTTTGATTACTTTAGAAACCTTTATAttcgtaaaataaaaaaaaaatctcattttaaAACACTGCCTTTTTTTTGCAGTTGAAGGAAGAATATGTAAATTGTATAATGTTGAAGAAATCGTTgcgtacatgtataacaatcaCAGATGTCTAGACAACAtgcatatataaataaggagatgtggtatgattgacaatgagacaactaccgaCCAAAGTTCAAAAAGGAGGATGTGAgtaattataggcaaccgtacggccttcaacaatgagaaaaatccatAGCTTATAGTTGTCTATAAAAGGCCCTTatagaaatagaaaacaattcaattgaaaaaaaaaaccaagggaCTAATTAATAACCAACAGTttatggaaaacaaatatgacagacatgaatcAACGACAACCAATGAACTTAACAGTTCAGCAtgagaacaaactataaaaccaattcaaaatttcaaaaggatacaacagaaatacatctaacaaaaacaaaaaaatggacGTAAACGGGTGCTTGTACATCCCAAAATCAAAAAGACACTTAGAACATATCTGTTGAATAAGTCGGTTCGCTTGTAGTACGAATATTCGTAAAAGTTCTtggatttgattttgtttttgtcatttttcatcCCGATAATCAAGTTAAGTGCAACGCGTgatatataagtaaatagatATTTGTAAGCCCCTCCCTTAGCATTCTTACCTATCCAGTATGTATGTAGGCACCTCTGACATCATAAGCTTACCTATCCAATTTCTGAGATATCTGTAATCTCCTTCAACAGCATAAGCTTACCTATCCAATGTCTGATATATCTGTAATCTCCTTCAACAGCATAAGCTTACCTATCCAATTTCTGAGATATCTGTAATCTCCTTCAACAGCATAAGCTTACCTATCCAATTTCTGAGATATCTGTAATCTCATTAAACAGCATAAGCTTACCTATCCAATTTCTGAGATATCTGTAATCTCATTCAACAGCAAAAGCTTATCTATCTAATTTCTGAGATATCTGTAATCTCCTTCAACAGCATAAGCTTACCTATCTTATTTCTGAGATATCTGTAATCCCCTTCAACAGCATAAGCTTACCTATCCAATTTCTGAGATATCTGTAATCTCCTTCAACAGCATAAGCTTACCTATCCAATTTCTGAGATATCTGTAATCTCCTTCAACAGCATAAGCTTACCTATCCAATTTCTGAGATATCTGTAATCTCATTAAACAGCATAAGCATACCTATCCAATTTCTGAGATATCTGTAATCTCATTAACAGCATAAGCTTACCTATCCAATCTCTGATATATCTGTAATCCCCTTAAACAGCATTAGCTTACATATCGAATCttttagatacatgtatgatgtatctaTAACCCCTCCCTTAGCATTCTTAACTATCCAGTATATGTAGGCACCTCTGACATCATAAGCTTACCTTTCAAATCTCTGAGATATCTGTAATCTCATTCAACAGCATAAACTTACCTATCCAATTTTTTAGATATCTATAACCCCTCCCTTAGCATTATTGACTATCAAGTATATGTAGGTCCCTCCAACAGCATAAGCTCACCTTTCCAATCCGTGAGATATATGTAGGCCCCTTCAACAGCATAAGCTCACCTATCCAATCTCTGAGATATCTGTAGGCCCCTCCACTACCATAAGCTTTTGGTGCTGACGATTTATACAGTATCTGTGCCGAGTCCGGATGGCAGACCCCAAAACTGGCATAGAAAAACATACTCCAATAAACATAAACCTTGGGTCTCTCCTTTTCAACAATCTGTCCAAGGAGTTTGAAATATGATGCAAGATCATCAAACTACAAACAGGAGGtaattcaatcaataatgacAAACACTGAAGGAGCTAATGTCAGAAAAACAttcattataatattattattattagtatctccaaaacatggaaaataagacacaattttttaaaataaaattggaaaaataatGTGAACACAAATTgcaaaaagctaaaaaaaaaattataataaaactgATCAAAGACAATTTTTTCTGCCTTAATTTTTTAATCTAGTATGTgtcatatttaaataaatgcatgCCTTTCAAGAACATTTTTTGCtcaacaattcattttttgttaaaacgtTAGACTATGGACCATTTGTAgcttaatatattgtatttacacttgtatatTGTTGAAGACTATATTGCCTTGTAGATGTCTCATGATAATTGCTGtcgttggattgctgtctcattgacttCATATCCTATTACTCctttaattcattttcaatttacaCGTCTTTCTTAATTCTTCTTGTACACTTAATGTATGCTTACCAAATGAAGAGAACCCCATATAGGATGAATCGGACCAAGAGTTGTAATATTTTGTCCGAATGTTGCTGCTCGCAACTGTCTGAATTTCACCATAAAAGCTATGATTTTCCATAGTAGGTATGTAATGACAATAATAAACAATGATCTGTATATGTATGTGCTGAACACCATTGctgaaatacaatgtacatgaacaTGTAAGAACTGATATATAAGTAAGGAACTTGACATAGAAAGATCTAACGTTGTCGTAAAACGATAACTAACAACCTcgacttttatttttaatcgtttttattattttatttttaatatttctatttttatttcaacacaAAAATCAGAACTGCCGATATTTATTATTGTACTTTTGTTGCCtataattgatttttgattGCATTTTTGTATGCTCTATATTCTATTGCGTTGATGTGTGTTTTTGGGACATATTCATCCCcctttttgtaatatttgttattaaataaatgaagatTGTTGCCATGATCACCCCCAAAACGAGATTATATTTCACTATTTTAACTATTGGAAATCAAATACATGGAAGACTATGCTCCAACCATAAGCACATACATAACACACACATTAAGCGTTATTATTTAGAAAGCAAGGGATAGAGGATGGTTATAATTATGAgtgtaaattcaaatttattacGAACTGTGTACTACTTCAGTATACTGAGTAAACTTTGAATAATGGGATTACGGTCTGGAAACCATTCGTTACCTTCTCGCAACTGAAAATCTTGCAGATCCAGGTCCATATGGTGTACAtgcaaatttataatatatatatatatttttagataacATTATATTTCACACACTaggtatatataaaaataagaagatatgtatgttaaccaatgagacaactatccaccaaagattgaatgaagtggatgtaagctaTTATATGGGCAACAGTACGTCCttcggaaaagaaaaaaaaactataccgTGTGGTCGGCTAAAATGTTCCcgacttaaaaaatataaaactttcaatttagaaaataaacgGACTAagttataacaaaacatttctccaaagacaaatatgacagacaagaaccaacgacaaacactgaactatagactcctgacttgggacaggcaaatGAATACTGTGACGGGGTAAACATATTAGTGAGCGCTCAACCCTTCCCTATCCGGGGACTGGGAAGTAATAATACAGCACAAAAATAAACTACGCCAGTATTTCTGTaacttatttcattttcaatgttaaaaaatacttttactcTCAGTTCTTACCTGCAATAATCTGTAACACAAAGGTTTGAATTTCAGAATGGTAGCTTGGGATCAAAAGTCAtcattatatttgtttcttgttttgcaGCACCAAAACCGCATTGACGCTCTATATTTGTGACGTTACAAAACTGTATGGTGGTTTTTAGGAGAACAGCACTTTCCCGCCGTCCATTACTTTTCTCGCGTTAACAGCTCACAAAGTTTTAAGTTTGATGCCAGCTGGTTCATGCACTGTTATGTATAAGgacttaaattgattttttttttatttctagggTAAACTACACTATTGATTTTAAGACTCTTTAAATAAACACGTAAACCAGAATTTATATTTACGTCTGTCACTCTCTTACCTTactttcatatttataataacGGAAACAATTGTCCAAATTACATACAAAATCTATTCCGATATACAGTTTGTCCAAGATtgcatctggcctttgttattagatataggaagatgtggtatgagtgccaatgagacaatcgTACAcccaagtcataatttataaaagtaaaccgttataggtcaaAATACTTTGTTAgtcatgtttgtatttttaattttagttcatttataagttttagagtttagtatgacatccatttTCAATGAACTAGACACATTTTTTTAGGGGTCAGATGAAGACCATCTCCGGGCGCGGGATTTAttgctgcgttgaagacccattggtggcattcggctattatctgctctttggttgttCTCTTTGACCTAAtacctatttccattctcaatattatCAGTTCATTACGCAAAACGAAGCGCTTCCTCTGTGTTTAGATACATTATAATAGCATTCATTACCTCTGACGTATCAAAATAAGGTCACTTCGAGCTCTCCTTACATGCAGGTACCAATACTAAAGAAGTGAGTTCTTGTGACTGTGCGGGATGTTTAAATGCATGTACATAGTCATGTCCggttgatatcttatatatagtACACAGAAGGTGCGATGTAGTCTGGACGTAAAAGATCTTTTGCATCAGCTCTTAAAACCATGTAGAAGTGGCATGTTGCAGGAAAAAAACCCTGCATATTCAACATGCTTTTGAATTTTGTTCCCGACGCAGTGGTTATCTAATGTTTCGCCCTAGATTTCAGTACATccgatttttaaaaacaattacaatAGGATACATTGCTAATTTGTTCTGTTTTGGACCAagcttgaaatatttgccactatcACTGCACATTTGTTTCTTCCCATGCAATGAAAACAATCTATAACTTACCATTTCACATCCGATCTTACCGCCATAGTTTATTGTAAGTTTTTTATTAGACATCTACAGCTTATATAATATCTTTGATAAGCtcgcttgctagctgaaccttGAAGTAATTATTAGGTAaggtataacatcctcctgtcaAAGTAGCCTAGTCCTACagataaccaaagatattacctttacctacacactcaatgaaatcgggTGTAACTGTCCCTGTCCGTCTTGTTTATTTCAGTTAGAAAAACCAACATGTATGCGTTCCattctaaatataaaagttattgaCACATGGTTAAAAGTCTTTATTCGTTTTgaaggaataaaaaaaaccatgtccTACAGTACTGCATCACCAGATAAAGATTAATATGATAAACATTGATTTGTAGTTGCTGTGACAAATACGACAAAACTCTcaaacttttaaacttttaccATAGATCGTAATCCATGTAGTTCCTATTAAAACCAAGGTATGTGGTAATGTTCCAAAAAACGGCACAAACGTCCCTCGCCGATAAATATATCATACTTGAGTGAAACATTCCAATGAATCCTGCAATATGAATGTACACCTGGGTCAGGGAGTATGAGCCCAATATCTCCAGCAAGCAAAACCGGTCAATTAATATCAAGTGTGCTAACAAAATATCTGTTTTTGTAGTCATTTTTACACCATCAAGTTCtctcatttttgcattttttttctaattatttttttataaatatttgtctattttctgAATTC from Mytilus trossulus isolate FHL-02 chromosome 8, PNRI_Mtr1.1.1.hap1, whole genome shotgun sequence includes the following:
- the LOC134680734 gene encoding cytochrome P450 4A6-like isoform X1; this encodes MVKFRQLRAATFGQNITTLGPIHPIWGSLHLFDDLASYFKLLGQIVEKERPKVYVYWSMFFYASFGVCHPDSAQILYKSSAPKAYGSGGAYRYLRDWIGDGLLISDGKKWERNRRLLTPGFHFEILKPYVEVYNSVTGIFLEKLEFYANSGEAVDIFPRVALATLDTILRCAFSYQGNIQDQGSKHPYVHAVNRLSYLTLSRCLKPWYQIDFIYQFSNEGKEMKQLCDYSHEFSNRIIKDRQQLLKKEGLPTKRHLNFIDILLTAKDENGIGLSDEDIRAEVETFMFEGHDTVASAISWSIYCLGKYPEEQEKVYTEISELLEDRLEVTWENLQEMPCLTAFVKESMRMFAPVPGTARLLTSPMTFGDITVPAGVHIDISIHSIHHHPDVWPEHEVFKPERFLKEDITNRHPYSYIPFAAGSRNCIGQNFAMNELKVMISRLVQRYKVSLVDGHNYEINPELIMRATHGIKVILENRLIEKEWQIV
- the LOC134680734 gene encoding cytochrome P450 4A7-like isoform X2 — its product is MGFSSFGDGLLISDGKKWERNRRLLTPGFHFEILKPYVEVYNSVTGIFLEKLEFYANSGEAVDIFPRVALATLDTILRCAFSYQGNIQDQGSKHPYVHAVNRLSYLTLSRCLKPWYQIDFIYQFSNEGKEMKQLCDYSHEFSNRIIKDRQQLLKKEGLPTKRHLNFIDILLTAKDENGIGLSDEDIRAEVETFMFEGHDTVASAISWSIYCLGKYPEEQEKVYTEISELLEDRLEVTWENLQEMPCLTAFVKESMRMFAPVPGTARLLTSPMTFGDITVPAGVHIDISIHSIHHHPDVWPEHEVFKPERFLKEDITNRHPYSYIPFAAGSRNCIGQNFAMNELKVMISRLVQRYKVSLVDGHNYEINPELIMRATHGIKVILENRLIEKEWQIV